One window of the Roseovarius sp. THAF9 genome contains the following:
- a CDS encoding cytochrome P450, whose product MLEVIPVETTQQTYLRGPLNIHYICDPEMITELLVGPGRRFPKAKFTKDIIGSAVGNGLILSEGDKWRHQRKRYSPLFAARNLPMLSQHFAETGMEVADSLAEGHGRVDVTQMAPASTLTNISRVIFSGNEEVTAETIRAGLKNYFEYISEISLFDLMQLPKWLPRRKWLKSKGPVTDMRRLARHVIEEREAQARPVPLDFLDLMIAALKEDHEDIDTTVDNLLTFVVAGHETSANAIAWGVYLLALFPETQSRIRSEIRSVNPDAPLTFEDVQKMPLLKAHIQETLRLYPSAAFFARDASDSVTIKDVSIKKGDALFFPVYSLHRNAVLWEDPDEYRPERFLGKSYPRGQFIPFGDGPRICIGAQYAETEIMILIASVVRKIRFSLTDAPVPRPVLTFTMRPDGPMILEATPV is encoded by the coding sequence ATGCTTGAGGTCATCCCGGTCGAGACGACGCAGCAAACTTATCTCAGGGGTCCTCTCAACATCCATTACATCTGCGATCCCGAAATGATCACCGAACTTCTCGTAGGGCCAGGCCGGCGCTTCCCAAAAGCAAAATTCACCAAGGATATAATCGGGTCTGCAGTCGGCAACGGGCTGATCCTGTCCGAAGGCGACAAATGGCGACACCAACGCAAACGGTATTCCCCGCTCTTCGCGGCGCGAAACCTTCCGATGCTATCGCAACATTTTGCAGAAACCGGAATGGAAGTGGCGGACTCTCTGGCAGAGGGGCACGGGCGCGTCGACGTAACGCAGATGGCGCCGGCATCGACTCTGACGAATATTTCGCGCGTGATTTTCTCGGGCAATGAAGAGGTCACAGCCGAAACCATCAGGGCAGGCCTGAAGAATTATTTCGAATACATCTCCGAGATCTCTCTGTTTGATCTGATGCAATTGCCCAAATGGTTGCCGCGCCGAAAATGGCTGAAGAGCAAAGGTCCGGTGACGGACATGCGCAGGCTTGCGAGGCACGTGATCGAAGAGAGGGAGGCGCAGGCGCGGCCGGTACCGCTTGATTTTCTGGACCTCATGATCGCTGCCTTGAAAGAGGACCATGAAGATATCGACACCACCGTCGACAACCTGCTGACGTTTGTCGTGGCCGGCCATGAAACGTCCGCGAACGCCATCGCTTGGGGCGTTTACCTGCTGGCACTCTTTCCCGAGACGCAGTCGCGTATCCGCAGCGAAATCCGGTCGGTCAACCCTGACGCGCCACTCACGTTCGAAGATGTGCAGAAGATGCCTCTCTTGAAGGCGCATATCCAAGAGACGCTACGCCTCTACCCGTCCGCCGCATTCTTCGCACGTGACGCCAGCGACAGCGTCACCATCAAGGACGTGTCCATCAAGAAAGGCGATGCACTCTTTTTCCCGGTCTATTCATTGCATCGCAACGCGGTGCTTTGGGAAGACCCAGATGAGTACCGGCCAGAGCGTTTCCTCGGTAAGAGTTATCCGCGCGGGCAATTCATACCATTCGGTGATGGGCCGAGGATTTGCATCGGCGCGCAATACGCCGAAACCGAGATCATGATCCTGATCGCGTCCGTCGTTCGCAAAATTCGCTTTTCACTGACCGATGCCCCTGTACCGCGCCCGGTTCTGACCTTCACGATGCGCCCGGACGGTCCGATGATCCTTGAGGCGACACCGGTCTGA
- a CDS encoding two-component system response regulator: MSVADQSKERFQEKLRQTAEEETKFRVLVVDDELSILELVKTALETLEDFDVLTASSAADAFEIILDEDVPFDCVVLDIQMPDIDGIELLADLRVLPEYAETPVLMLTAMSDREYIDAAFHAGASDFINKPFDFHELRSRIKCAHELVQARREAAKSTETLSELKLRTSRTGQFNFDDPISMRDVDCFLRYIEFDNYTSQLARAKIFGSYAVSVMLHDAKLFYDLAGTAKFHDAIQSIAFSIQRATEEFDCVFSYRGSGIFLIVVHGTRSSGGSLKSMNLGELFGARIRSYIDDDRIEVLLSNPVPMSVLSRTAVKGAIEKSVTAVKQLEEALQNCSEFPQAENIGHLAAMKPQSEKRMYERVLHDLFGEESYLISR, encoded by the coding sequence ATGTCAGTTGCAGATCAAAGCAAAGAGCGATTTCAGGAAAAGCTGCGACAGACAGCTGAAGAAGAGACCAAGTTTCGGGTTCTTGTTGTCGATGATGAACTCAGCATTCTGGAGTTGGTGAAAACTGCGCTTGAGACGCTTGAAGACTTCGACGTCCTAACCGCAAGCTCTGCTGCTGATGCCTTCGAGATCATCCTGGATGAAGACGTTCCGTTCGATTGCGTTGTTCTGGACATCCAGATGCCCGATATCGATGGCATCGAGTTGCTTGCCGACTTGCGCGTGTTGCCGGAATACGCAGAAACCCCTGTGCTGATGCTGACCGCGATGAGTGATCGAGAGTACATCGACGCCGCGTTTCACGCCGGCGCGTCCGACTTCATTAACAAGCCTTTCGACTTTCACGAACTTCGCAGCCGCATCAAATGTGCGCACGAGCTTGTTCAGGCGCGACGTGAAGCTGCAAAAAGCACTGAAACCCTCAGTGAACTGAAGCTCAGAACCTCAAGAACTGGTCAATTCAATTTCGATGACCCGATTTCGATGAGGGACGTGGATTGCTTCCTGCGTTACATCGAGTTCGACAACTACACATCACAATTGGCCCGCGCCAAGATCTTCGGGTCGTACGCTGTTTCGGTGATGTTGCACGACGCGAAACTATTTTACGACCTCGCCGGAACCGCGAAGTTTCATGATGCGATCCAGAGCATCGCTTTTTCGATCCAGCGCGCCACCGAAGAGTTCGACTGTGTTTTCTCTTATCGTGGCAGCGGGATATTTCTTATTGTGGTCCACGGCACGAGGTCTTCGGGTGGTTCGCTGAAATCAATGAACCTCGGAGAGCTCTTCGGGGCCCGGATCCGTAGCTACATCGATGACGATCGCATAGAGGTATTGCTCAGTAACCCTGTCCCTATGAGCGTGCTGTCTCGAACGGCAGTCAAAGGCGCGATCGAGAAATCCGTGACAGCGGTCAAGCAACTGGAGGAGGCGCTGCAGAATTGCTCTGAGTTTCCCCAGGCAGAAAACATCGGTCATCTGGCGGCCATGAAACCGCAGTCGGAAAAGCGTATGTACGAGCGTGTGCTGCATGATCTTTTCGGTGAAGAGAGCTATCTGATCTCACGTTAA
- a CDS encoding acyl-homoserine-lactone synthase has product MNRSWLPFPASPEPETQQHARFPYSDRLRSKPDVTSSGSRTQLSKIGSYAEIRSDALSFRNMHEYGTLLTKYLEARKNIFLDGLGWHVAEADGMEFDQYDSPQAQWIILHRFGEVLGGVRMLPTTAQCGIYSYMLRDAQNGLLDGMPTDILFFEAPVEHNVWEATRFFIVNSVSAAQRLEVQKHLFASMALAASENGAVHVLGIVPAVWARWSRRLGVKATPIGAKFTVDNFASQSVLFKVGDFQNQFPQTSQNR; this is encoded by the coding sequence ATGAACCGGTCGTGGTTGCCCTTCCCGGCATCTCCGGAACCTGAAACCCAGCAACATGCAAGGTTCCCCTATAGCGACCGGCTTCGTTCCAAGCCGGACGTAACGAGTAGTGGAAGTCGAACGCAGTTATCCAAGATCGGATCTTATGCAGAGATCAGGTCGGACGCTCTCTCTTTCAGAAATATGCACGAGTACGGTACGCTGCTGACAAAATACCTGGAGGCCAGAAAGAACATCTTTCTGGATGGTCTCGGTTGGCATGTCGCCGAAGCAGACGGGATGGAATTCGACCAATACGATAGTCCGCAGGCACAATGGATCATTCTCCATCGGTTCGGTGAGGTTCTTGGAGGTGTCCGAATGCTGCCGACAACTGCGCAATGCGGAATCTACAGTTACATGTTGCGAGACGCCCAAAACGGTTTGCTGGACGGTATGCCCACCGACATCCTGTTTTTCGAAGCGCCAGTAGAGCATAATGTTTGGGAAGCGACGCGATTCTTCATCGTGAACAGTGTGTCGGCAGCACAAAGGCTTGAAGTGCAGAAGCATTTGTTCGCTTCTATGGCCCTCGCCGCTTCGGAAAACGGCGCGGTACACGTCCTTGGAATCGTTCCCGCCGTCTGGGCCCGTTGGTCGCGACGACTTGGAGTGAAAGCCACGCCGATTGGCGCAAAGTTCACTGTCGACAATTTCGCCAGCCAATCCGTCCTGTTCAAGGTTGGCGACTTCCAGAACCAGTTTCCCCAAACCTCGCAAAACCGCTGA
- a CDS encoding dynamin family protein — protein sequence MGEFSAGKSTLIKLFLGEHPLPIKITATRLPPVLISHGEEAAYAVGHDGVETCIDIDEIEQVRLEETRLIRLYKPCDTLEICDLIDMPGISDPSMSSDVWMSVMDEVDSVVWCTQATQAWRQSEAATWQQISERTNGENYLLVTQVDKFHSERDLDRVMTRVRKETQGLFSRTFPISITEAIAAGEDETKWRASGAADFINDLVENLMTASALSYTEPAECPQEDSSKEARASTVEPAALSTDKNGNDVGRGSCVAEQTTSVVPKRVRVLTQMRGRTERPTKARVATG from the coding sequence ATGGGCGAGTTCAGTGCCGGCAAGAGCACCTTGATCAAGCTATTTCTCGGTGAGCATCCCCTGCCGATCAAGATCACTGCGACGCGTCTGCCCCCGGTTCTGATCAGCCATGGTGAAGAGGCCGCATATGCTGTGGGGCACGATGGAGTCGAAACATGCATCGACATCGACGAGATCGAACAGGTCAGATTGGAAGAGACGCGCCTCATCCGGCTCTACAAGCCCTGCGATACACTGGAAATCTGTGACCTGATCGACATGCCCGGCATCTCGGATCCGAGCATGTCGTCGGATGTCTGGATGTCCGTCATGGATGAGGTTGATAGCGTCGTTTGGTGCACGCAAGCGACGCAAGCCTGGCGGCAATCGGAAGCCGCCACGTGGCAACAGATTTCGGAACGCACCAACGGAGAGAACTATCTTCTGGTGACGCAAGTCGACAAGTTCCATTCCGAAAGGGACCTTGATCGCGTCATGACGCGTGTGCGCAAGGAAACTCAGGGGCTGTTCAGCCGCACGTTCCCCATTTCAATCACCGAAGCGATTGCCGCCGGAGAGGATGAAACGAAGTGGCGCGCCAGTGGCGCCGCAGACTTCATCAATGACCTGGTCGAAAACCTGATGACGGCCTCTGCGCTGTCATATACCGAACCGGCGGAGTGTCCGCAGGAAGACTCGTCTAAGGAAGCTCGCGCTTCGACTGTCGAACCTGCTGCGCTTTCTACTGATAAAAACGGCAATGACGTCGGCCGCGGATCGTGCGTTGCAGAACAGACGACGAGCGTTGTTCCCAAGCGCGTGCGTGTCCTGACCCAGATGCGCGGTCGGACCGAAAGGCCAACCAAGGCCCGGGTGGCGACTGGCTAG
- a CDS encoding dynamin family protein — MEKLADFAQDVETLEKAVDTLGELVGQESRKPVDRLKSELATFEPRVTVLGQVKAGKTALINAITGWSDLLPSDVNPWTSVVTSLHLTPAKKRAEKGARFRFMTEDEWARLTTKGGRIGELADRAGADSELAKIQEQIERMRTMSKARLGRNFELLMGQEHEYSYFDKNLLERYICLGDDFDVDTQDAISDDQGRFADITRSAELFLNCQSVPFRMCIRDTPGVNDTFMVRELVTIQALRDSRVCVVVLSATQALTSVDMALLRMISNLKSREVIIFVNRIDELSDPANQMSEIEQSIRATLKANGGPENAQLVFGSAYWANMVLTGELQSMHKASADALVSFSRAVLGEKFSRDTPVGVIWEMSGLPQLMAAVSDQIVTSLGAPFLKRVASSATTIATSQQAVRTVRVEVEGVASELSSEQIMATFERMAEDTVATLESQLSRIFDHYRIRADRAHANFVERATHSLLGHLETYGDEHVWEYDPTGLRVLLRSAYSAMGNQARKSAKAIYEQAVTDIAQLLFRGFGPVVEGIQLAVPDVPQVPAPVSLSQTIALDFNDSWWSLWWRRMRGYKAFAKKFSDLISAETEDFMTQMKDVQTADIQAELLEELEHFLEEQRSILISLTSDAEHQGDAKRLFDASENENRERKLEDTLGTFRRYAT, encoded by the coding sequence ATGGAAAAACTCGCGGATTTCGCGCAGGATGTAGAGACGCTGGAAAAAGCGGTCGACACGCTCGGCGAACTTGTTGGGCAAGAAAGCAGAAAACCGGTAGATCGCCTGAAGAGCGAGCTGGCCACGTTCGAGCCACGCGTGACCGTTCTTGGCCAGGTAAAAGCCGGCAAGACAGCATTGATCAACGCGATCACCGGTTGGTCCGACTTATTGCCATCCGACGTGAACCCTTGGACATCCGTGGTGACATCCCTGCACCTGACCCCGGCGAAGAAACGTGCCGAGAAAGGTGCCCGGTTCCGGTTCATGACCGAAGACGAATGGGCGCGTCTGACCACCAAGGGAGGGCGGATCGGTGAACTTGCGGACCGTGCCGGGGCGGACAGCGAACTGGCCAAGATACAGGAGCAAATCGAGCGGATGCGCACCATGTCGAAGGCGCGCCTTGGTCGGAACTTCGAACTCCTCATGGGTCAGGAGCATGAATACAGCTATTTCGACAAGAATTTGCTGGAACGCTATATCTGCCTTGGCGACGATTTCGACGTCGATACGCAGGACGCGATTTCGGACGACCAGGGGCGCTTTGCCGACATCACGCGTTCGGCCGAACTGTTTCTGAATTGTCAGAGCGTTCCGTTCCGCATGTGTATCCGGGACACGCCCGGTGTGAACGACACATTCATGGTGCGCGAGTTGGTCACGATCCAGGCCTTGCGCGACAGCCGGGTCTGCGTCGTTGTGCTGTCGGCCACCCAGGCACTGACGTCCGTGGACATGGCACTTCTTCGCATGATCTCGAACCTGAAATCGCGCGAAGTTATCATTTTCGTCAACCGGATCGATGAACTTTCGGACCCGGCGAACCAGATGTCGGAGATAGAGCAGAGTATCCGCGCAACGCTGAAGGCCAATGGTGGCCCTGAGAACGCGCAGCTTGTGTTCGGAAGCGCGTACTGGGCAAACATGGTGCTTACAGGCGAGTTGCAGTCGATGCACAAGGCCAGCGCCGATGCGCTCGTGTCGTTCAGCAGGGCGGTCCTAGGCGAAAAGTTCAGCCGCGACACACCCGTGGGCGTCATCTGGGAAATGTCGGGCCTGCCGCAACTGATGGCGGCGGTGTCAGACCAGATCGTGACCAGTCTGGGCGCGCCGTTCCTCAAACGCGTTGCATCCTCCGCCACCACGATCGCAACGTCGCAACAGGCGGTCCGGACGGTCCGGGTCGAGGTGGAAGGCGTCGCGAGCGAACTGAGTTCGGAACAGATAATGGCAACGTTCGAGCGCATGGCAGAAGATACTGTCGCCACGCTTGAATCGCAGCTTTCACGCATCTTCGACCATTACAGGATCCGCGCCGATCGAGCCCATGCGAATTTCGTCGAACGCGCGACACACTCGTTGCTCGGCCACCTTGAAACTTACGGCGACGAACATGTCTGGGAATACGATCCGACGGGTCTTCGGGTGCTCTTGCGATCGGCCTATTCCGCCATGGGCAACCAGGCACGCAAATCCGCAAAGGCCATATACGAACAGGCCGTGACCGACATCGCTCAATTGTTGTTCCGGGGCTTTGGTCCGGTCGTGGAAGGCATCCAGCTTGCCGTGCCGGACGTCCCACAGGTGCCCGCACCCGTGTCGCTAAGCCAGACGATCGCGCTGGATTTCAACGATAGCTGGTGGTCGCTTTGGTGGCGCAGGATGCGCGGCTACAAGGCCTTCGCAAAGAAGTTCAGCGACCTCATCAGCGCCGAAACCGAAGACTTCATGACCCAGATGAAGGATGTACAAACCGCTGATATTCAGGCGGAATTGCTGGAAGAACTGGAACACTTCCTGGAAGAACAGAGAAGCATACTGATCAGCCTGACCTCTGACGCCGAACACCAAGGCGATGCCAAACGCCTGTTCGACGCATCCGAAAATGAGAACCGCGAACGAAAGCTCGAGGATACGCTCGGGACTTTCCGGCGCTATGCGACATGA
- a CDS encoding GTP-binding protein codes for MNTAEQLNPVIDRLGRALDRGNLPPPYARCGARLLSLLTRPVQVVVTGFAGSGKTKLLEMMSAHPDVANDQTVPVFELSYGDTEQALIERTDGSVSMVHGLLKQCEIPRDALRVRQELPDPNLIQQDYIEVGLGSTEAERQSALEAVIARADFVVWCSQDFTPEEQRLWSTVPDHIKDHSVLVLTKADQLLMRDVLSDNIARLEPIVSNEFLGLFPVATIQGVTAQTGAEHVDDPLWAASGGKTLMQVVSRHIRHGRTADIDQARVFLDRLALKIPQNTEQLPETLKAKPQPVAANEADVAESSQIETAYDENADHEAPIGLLSEAVDVLQRHAGQMLDALDEGGEVDSEKIIDSCSDAVRSVSALLGSGPGDAATDALKGDLQDGEEMLMLFQLERGEDAAVDAVALVLQLRKEMEKKAVV; via the coding sequence ATGAACACTGCCGAGCAGCTGAACCCCGTCATCGATCGTCTTGGACGCGCTCTTGACCGTGGCAATCTGCCACCTCCTTATGCACGTTGCGGAGCGCGGCTTCTGTCGCTGCTGACCAGGCCGGTGCAGGTTGTCGTGACCGGTTTCGCGGGAAGCGGAAAAACCAAGCTGCTTGAAATGATGTCGGCACACCCCGATGTCGCAAACGACCAAACGGTCCCGGTTTTCGAACTTTCATACGGCGACACCGAACAGGCCCTGATCGAGCGCACGGACGGGTCGGTTTCGATGGTGCACGGGCTGCTGAAGCAGTGCGAGATACCCCGCGACGCCTTGCGCGTCCGCCAGGAACTCCCCGACCCGAACCTGATTCAACAGGATTACATTGAAGTCGGCCTCGGCAGCACGGAGGCGGAACGCCAGAGCGCTCTTGAAGCCGTGATTGCGCGTGCGGATTTCGTAGTCTGGTGCAGCCAGGATTTCACGCCAGAAGAACAAAGGCTTTGGTCCACGGTGCCGGATCACATCAAGGATCATAGTGTTCTCGTCCTGACAAAGGCGGATCAGCTGCTGATGCGTGATGTGTTGAGCGACAACATCGCGAGACTGGAGCCCATCGTCAGCAACGAGTTCCTCGGGCTGTTCCCCGTTGCAACCATTCAGGGCGTCACCGCGCAAACCGGCGCAGAGCACGTCGATGATCCTTTGTGGGCGGCCAGTGGGGGCAAGACCCTGATGCAAGTGGTCTCGCGGCACATCCGGCACGGCAGAACCGCTGACATCGACCAGGCGCGGGTCTTCCTCGATCGCCTTGCACTGAAAATTCCGCAGAACACAGAGCAGCTTCCAGAGACCCTCAAAGCAAAGCCACAGCCTGTGGCGGCCAACGAGGCGGACGTGGCTGAATCAAGCCAGATAGAGACCGCTTATGATGAAAACGCAGATCACGAGGCACCGATCGGCCTACTTTCCGAGGCGGTGGATGTGCTGCAACGCCACGCGGGACAGATGCTCGACGCGCTCGACGAAGGCGGCGAGGTGGACAGCGAAAAGATAATCGACAGCTGCAGCGACGCGGTCCGTTCCGTAAGTGCCCTTTTGGGGTCGGGACCAGGTGATGCCGCAACAGACGCACTGAAGGGCGACCTGCAGGATGGCGAAGAGATGCTTATGCTCTTTCAACTTGAACGCGGCGAAGACGCCGCCGTCGATGCAGTCGCGCTGGTGCTTCAACTTCGCAAGGAGATGGAAAAGAAAGCCGTTGTCTGA
- a CDS encoding PP2C family serine/threonine-protein phosphatase, whose protein sequence is MQTEADFTYDSAMVTELGRRERQEDALASDFPSGESFGFVVLADGMGGHQAGDIASKIVVTEVFSGLKMQSGDPELLEARVCDALKGAASNANDCVGLYARSHPEARGMGATLLATIFIEDRLYWLSVGDSPLYLFRNGTLTRLNDNHALSSQVDFLVESGLMSRADAMQHPDQSCLTSVLIGKDINQIDCPEVPFTLLEDDILMSASDGLQFISEEQIEGLLRFQHKNSAEKISAVLADEIKNLDDPDQDNLAICVVKVLKKGAMAEPADVHETVERLKNGKTETLTILARVRRSKTASG, encoded by the coding sequence ATGCAAACCGAGGCTGATTTCACCTACGATTCCGCAATGGTCACCGAGCTTGGGCGCCGAGAGCGGCAAGAGGATGCGCTCGCCTCGGATTTCCCATCGGGCGAATCATTCGGTTTTGTCGTGCTGGCGGACGGCATGGGAGGACACCAGGCCGGGGACATTGCCAGCAAGATCGTTGTTACCGAGGTTTTCAGTGGCCTGAAAATGCAATCCGGGGACCCGGAACTTCTTGAGGCGCGGGTATGCGACGCGCTCAAAGGCGCGGCTTCGAACGCCAACGACTGTGTGGGGCTCTACGCGCGGTCCCATCCCGAGGCTCGCGGCATGGGGGCAACGCTGCTCGCGACCATCTTCATAGAGGATCGTTTGTACTGGCTGTCCGTCGGGGACTCTCCTTTGTACCTCTTCCGCAACGGAACCCTGACGCGCCTGAACGACAATCATGCGCTGTCGTCGCAGGTGGATTTCCTTGTCGAGTCCGGGCTCATGAGCCGCGCGGATGCGATGCAGCACCCTGACCAAAGCTGTCTGACCTCGGTTCTGATTGGCAAGGACATCAACCAGATAGACTGCCCCGAGGTACCTTTCACGCTGTTAGAGGATGACATCCTGATGTCGGCGAGTGATGGGCTTCAATTCATTTCGGAAGAACAAATCGAAGGCTTGCTGAGGTTCCAGCACAAGAACTCTGCCGAGAAGATCAGCGCCGTATTGGCCGACGAGATCAAGAATCTGGATGATCCCGATCAGGACAATCTGGCGATCTGCGTCGTGAAGGTGCTGAAGAAAGGCGCAATGGCGGAACCTGCGGACGTGCATGAAACCGTCGAACGCCTCAAGAACGGCAAAACGGAAACACTTACGATCCTGGCGCGCGTCAGGAGATCCAAAACCGCGTCCGGGTAG
- a CDS encoding FHA domain-containing protein → MKFIRDIIGEKRQAETSISAMPMATGSAREAHKPDLPSEEPDAVAVCRNDVADKGLKSGAAIQTSAQSQDETDADPGMSEEVAKFFASSDESNFFLDEYDEAFDDYEDVEEDTFDQPGVAATDADAHSGQAAAPAHIPDAELTPDVQEEEMEPASPMQATSDHIDQLLEEDLDTTDMIGAHDDLGRQESYSAEATTSTAQFTEEPELAEMRPAAPCPSVAMRGRPLHHSAPPEPTEDAGPIPQHAAQPRAAVEVPQPAVGRGASRHGRVKTRLLGFNTAMETDADPMLENDKAGAAPYTSFPVGWLIVVDGPGRGSAFTLFQGVSTIGRGEDQTVRLDFGDNSISRAGHASIAYDIRQKGFFIGHGGKANIVRRNDRPVLSTEELAAGDTIMIGETSLRFVPLCCQDFSWDQETEMGRAYANRG, encoded by the coding sequence ATGAAATTCATTCGCGATATCATTGGCGAGAAACGCCAGGCGGAGACATCGATTTCGGCAATGCCGATGGCGACCGGGTCCGCACGCGAGGCGCACAAGCCAGATTTACCATCCGAGGAACCCGACGCTGTCGCGGTGTGCCGCAATGACGTCGCGGATAAGGGATTGAAGTCTGGTGCGGCGATCCAAACTTCGGCGCAATCGCAGGACGAGACCGACGCGGATCCGGGCATGAGCGAAGAGGTCGCAAAGTTTTTCGCCAGTTCTGATGAGTCGAATTTCTTTCTCGACGAATATGACGAGGCCTTCGATGACTATGAGGACGTCGAAGAAGACACGTTCGATCAGCCCGGGGTCGCGGCAACGGACGCAGACGCGCATTCCGGTCAAGCGGCCGCGCCCGCCCATATCCCAGACGCGGAGCTGACTCCGGATGTACAAGAGGAAGAGATGGAGCCTGCGTCCCCCATGCAGGCCACGTCGGACCACATCGACCAGCTTTTGGAAGAGGACCTGGACACGACCGACATGATTGGCGCACATGACGACCTGGGGAGGCAGGAATCATATTCTGCCGAAGCCACGACCAGCACAGCGCAATTCACCGAAGAACCCGAACTCGCGGAGATGCGCCCTGCGGCGCCGTGCCCGAGTGTGGCGATGCGCGGGCGCCCCTTGCACCATTCGGCTCCGCCCGAGCCGACGGAAGACGCCGGTCCGATCCCGCAACACGCCGCCCAGCCGCGCGCGGCTGTCGAGGTTCCGCAACCGGCCGTCGGACGCGGCGCCAGCCGTCACGGCCGCGTCAAGACAAGGTTGCTCGGTTTCAACACAGCCATGGAGACTGACGCAGATCCGATGTTGGAAAACGACAAGGCAGGTGCGGCGCCCTACACGTCGTTTCCCGTCGGCTGGCTGATTGTCGTCGACGGACCCGGGCGTGGATCTGCGTTCACCTTGTTTCAAGGTGTCAGCACGATCGGCCGAGGCGAAGATCAGACCGTGCGCCTCGACTTTGGCGACAACAGCATTTCGCGCGCCGGCCACGCCTCGATTGCATACGACATTCGGCAGAAAGGCTTCTTCATCGGACATGGGGGCAAGGCGAACATCGTTCGCCGGAACGACCGACCTGTCCTGAGCACCGAGGAACTGGCCGCGGGCGACACCATCATGATCGGTGAAACCTCGCTGCGGTTTGTTCCTCTGTGCTGCCAGGACTTTTCCTGGGATCAGGAAACAGAGATGGGCCGTGCCTATGCAAACCGAGGCTGA
- a CDS encoding serine/threonine-protein kinase gives MQSNATIVSHLDADDLSPGQTLLHGQYKIERHLIGGGFGMTYLARDSLDRVVVVKECFPSTICRRVNGEVRPHKAEFQQQFQKVIRSFLREALRMAKFDHPNIVKIHQVFQENNTAYIAMDFVDGMDLLTMLEIEPERMADELIESLLRETLSALKYLHGTGMLHRDISPDNLLVDKSNKLTMIDFGAASEEKARKTRALSHMMAVKDGYSPHEFYYTDGDQRPSSDIYSVGATFYHLITGSAPPDCQKRVAALTSDMPDPYRPLAAGNWAFDATFLSAIDKALSVAQKDRFQSAKEWLDSLERAPTSDAELSIDLTAGVKPIAAPARPVTMASPPCQAALQDEGELASTISWLVQDTNTKVKPKFAKQSAEPVEEVSEEPSPLVDIFGQPIEDLQLWLAENDSPKLRRKPRSEPKVATALPQMSVPEETGNGLMRVLRRFTKRRNGRLA, from the coding sequence GTGCAAAGCAACGCGACCATAGTGAGCCACTTAGACGCCGACGATCTTTCGCCGGGTCAAACCTTGCTTCATGGCCAGTACAAGATAGAGCGGCACCTGATCGGCGGCGGTTTCGGAATGACGTACCTGGCGCGCGACAGCCTTGATCGCGTGGTCGTGGTGAAGGAGTGTTTTCCCAGCACGATCTGCCGTCGCGTGAACGGCGAGGTTCGGCCGCACAAGGCCGAGTTCCAGCAGCAGTTTCAAAAGGTCATTCGCAGCTTCTTGCGTGAGGCGCTGCGCATGGCCAAGTTCGACCATCCCAATATCGTAAAGATTCATCAGGTCTTCCAGGAAAACAATACGGCCTACATCGCGATGGATTTCGTGGACGGCATGGACCTTCTGACGATGCTCGAGATCGAGCCCGAACGAATGGCAGACGAACTGATCGAGAGCCTTCTTCGAGAAACGCTCAGCGCGCTGAAATACCTGCATGGCACGGGTATGCTGCATCGCGACATATCACCGGACAACCTGTTGGTCGACAAGAGCAACAAGTTGACCATGATTGATTTCGGCGCTGCAAGCGAAGAGAAAGCACGAAAAACCCGGGCCCTGTCACATATGATGGCCGTCAAGGACGGTTATTCACCGCACGAGTTCTATTACACGGATGGCGACCAGAGACCGTCAAGCGACATTTATTCTGTCGGCGCCACGTTTTATCACCTGATCACCGGCAGCGCGCCGCCCGACTGTCAGAAACGGGTCGCCGCGCTGACATCGGACATGCCAGATCCCTACCGCCCCCTCGCCGCAGGCAACTGGGCGTTCGACGCGACCTTCCTGTCGGCCATCGACAAGGCTCTGTCCGTGGCACAGAAAGATCGTTTTCAGTCTGCGAAGGAATGGCTGGACAGTCTTGAACGCGCCCCGACAAGTGACGCGGAGCTTTCCATCGACCTGACTGCGGGTGTGAAACCAATCGCGGCGCCTGCACGGCCTGTCACCATGGCCTCCCCACCCTGCCAGGCTGCCCTGCAAGATGAGGGGGAGCTTGCTTCGACGATCTCTTGGTTGGTGCAAGACACCAATACAAAGGTCAAACCGAAATTTGCGAAGCAAAGCGCGGAGCCGGTGGAAGAGGTCAGCGAAGAACCCTCTCCGCTGGTCGATATTTTTGGTCAACCGATCGAGGATTTGCAGCTTTGGCTGGCAGAAAACGACAGCCCGAAACTCCGCAGGAAGCCTCGCTCCGAACCGAAAGTGGCTACGGCGTTACCACAGATGAGCGTTCCTGAAGAGACAGGAAATGGCCTTATGCGGGTCTTGAGGCGCTTCACGAAAAGACGCAACGGCAGGTTGGCTTGA